Part of the Acropora palmata chromosome 10, jaAcrPala1.3, whole genome shotgun sequence genome, TAGCGTGACAGAGCCACTTTAAGGTTTTCCTGATGTTGTACCagggaaattaaaaatatatccgAAGGCGTGTTCCCAAATGAAGTCGAACCCATGTATAGCCTTTCGATCGAACCCATAACCTTGCGATAACCAGTTCATTATGTGCTTCAAAGGAACTAAATGATATTGCCTTGGTATTTCGTTTCTCTCTTGGCAGCTGGGACGAGATGGCACGGTACGATCTTCCCGCCATGTTGAAATTTGTGACAAGAAAAACATCTCAGCCCTCGGTATACTACGTTGGCCATTCTCAAGGAACTGCTATAGCTTTTGCCGAGTTCTCCAGGAATAAAGTAGTTGCCAAAATGGTGAAGAGGTTCTTTGCTCTTGCACCAGTGGTATATTTGGGGCATCTTGTGAGCCCTCTAAGATATCTGACAGATTTATTACCCGTCATAGAGGTTAGAATTTGCCTTTAAGTTGCCTTATCTCAATCGCAACTctaattaattttgctttctctCACTGCCAGTTGCGAAATGAGATGCgactcaattttgataaatctCACGAATATGTAATCAGACGTATAGGTGGTAAGCGTGACGAAGTGTCACAAAACTCCTTATTTGTTGACAAACAGTATCACAATTGTCCCGACTTTGAAAAAGGCATTGCTGCAACTGATGCTCGATGGAACTTTGTGAATTTATCAAACTTGGCCGttcatttctggacataacgATCACTCAACGGCTTCAGCTAACGCGCTCATCGTTCAGTCAGATTCCCTCAATCGAACACCTACTAGCAACGTCACGCACTAACTCAACTCATGCAGTCACGCAAGCATAACGTCACGCACACACTTTGTTGGTTGGCCATGGTGGAAGGGATTGACTTTCGCACAGCTGCAGATTGCTCATAGAGATCGTTTTGATCGATGCAGTTaggaaatgaagaatttgattttaGGATGGATTGGTATtggaatatatatttatttcacaTTTGTAGGACTTTTACGCTGTTTTTGGTATTCATGACTTCCTTCCATCCGATTTTATAATTCGCTTGCTGGCTCAGTATGTCTGTTCTGAGGAGGACTTTGAGTTATTTTGTTCCGATATTGTCTTCGTTATCGCTGGGTTCGATAAGAAACAACTGAACGAGGTAATTAGAACATTATTCCTTACTTAGTTAGCTTCTATACCAGGTCCCAGTTGTCCAAAGGGTTGATAGCGCTTTCCATTGAATAACTCACTATCCACAGGATAACTAAATCAATTTTAATAGCACTCATCCACTATATTAAAGAATTATTCCTcggctctgaatcaatagcccatgaggccgaaggctcagaggccatgaagccttgagggcgagaggaaaattgttttagtaaaatccaactactttgtcaaaaaatatcgagaccaaacatctttcgctagttaaagctagactttaatcgtttttttgccgccaaaacattactaATATGGCCGGCGATTTTCCCTGCTGGTGGGCTACAACATATGgtctagtagtagctcaaccaatcagaacgcagcattggtaatagaccactagttggattttactgaaGTGGTTTGTCCAATGAATAGCGCTATCCACCCTACCCCAACTGGGGTTAAGAAAATAAGATGTCAAGTCGAGTGGGTAGACTGTGTGTcctaagaaaaataacacacaaagCGTTTCATCATCAATTATGTATATTTAATGTTCACCACTTGTGGCCGAGTGGTTTTGGTTTCATCCCAACCTGAGTTCTCAAGTCCCACTCCGACCATCGGCTGCATTTCTTCCAAGTATAGTCCCTAGTTCAACTTCTCGGTTGCACTTGTGCGTAAGCAACTGGTCGGCCTCCTGTCAGTTGGTATTCTTAATCAGTCGAGTTTATTCGCATTGTTTATTTCGCTGAAGTAGACACGCACTTATTTCAGTAATAAGACACACAGAGACTCATTTTTCGCGTATCgaagtttcataagaaaaataacagtCAAGGCGGcgataaacattgtgaagcaatgcatttcaaataattcgaCTTTACGTTTCGTATGTTGGCAACGTACATTTTCAGAAGtatctgttgttgttgttgttgtttttgctttgccCTTACCTTTGTGGTTATTCAAATTCGGGATGATGACGATGTTGATTACGTCAACTCGATCACACTGTTGATGGCATTAATTATGATAGCGGTGATGATTCACACATGATGAAAACATTGTTCATTTGTAACTTTATTTCCATGACGACAGACTCGGCTGCCAGTTTATCTCTCGCACACACCAGCAGGTACATCGGTGAAGAACATGGCCCATTTTTGTCAGGTATGTCCAACAGAAATGAGCGAGCAACAATAGAGAAAATATCATAGGCATAGTAGTGTACACCAGAAGGAAAATATCCTAGGCTCGAGCCTCGAGCACTGAGGTGTGGACATCTTGCAGGCTTCTTCACAGGGGCTTCAAATGTATACGTCTCAAACATTTCCATCGTATTTTTCATTGCTAGTGGGATAAAAGCTCCCAATTCACGAGCTTCCCCAGGGATGGGAAGACTCTGTACCAGAGACGGTCTGTGATTTTAGAACGAAACCATAATTGATACTAACAATTCGCTGAAAGTGCTCATGAAGTAAAAAATCAGTAGACTATAATTTTCTGCTTATAAATATGGAGGTTTCAGGTGGTAAAGCGTTCACTTTGAAGTATATAATCGAATTGGGCGCCAAAAAGTGCCAAAACGATCATACTACTAAGCTGTGACGTAGAAAATGCCCCAGAACACACAATTGTCATGGTGGCTAAGGGGAAAGGTTCAACCTCAACAACTTAGTTTCGCTGGTCAACTCAAATATAACAAAGTGCGGTAATCAAATTGGTATTCCGGGAATAAATAGGAATTATTTAGTTTCAAAGGAGGAAACTTTACGGCAGAAGTGGATTCGGTTTGTCCGAGTTCACAGGAAAGATTACTTCCTATGAAAAAGCTGGCTTTGTGTTGTGCGCATTTTGATGATATGGTTGCTTTGATATTGTAGGGTCGGAAATCAAATAAAGAACAAGTTCGATTCCTCTCTTAGTGGCTCGGCGGTCCAGTGcaatttttataaaacaagttaggaaaaaaaattagtggCTCGACGGTGCGTCAGTGGCTTTCCAACGCAATATTGTTTGTGCTATCTCTTTCACTTATTCATCTAACAATCGGAAACACTGCCGTACACACACCAGTTTCAAGCGTTTTATTCGTAACTTTACTTGCACTAAACTCCTGATTATAAATGGCTTGTTGGCGTAATGATCAAAGAACATTAATCGCACGAACTTTTATTTCACTCGGAATCTGTTAAGGAAGTTATTTCTTCGCTGCCAGACATTTTCCTCCGCAGATCTAGAATTCAACTATACTTCGATCGAGATACAAGGGGGTGTAAGAAGTAAACAGTTTTAAGAGGCGTTTTCAACGTCACAAGCGTCCTTCCATGCAAGAAAGTCGTTCCCGGTCCACGACACACAGATTTATGAATTTTTCGGTtttaaaaagggaaaaaattatgACTTAGTTGACtttttgcaaatttcttttgtcatttcGCAATCACGACACACCAAGcttaaaaaacaccaaaaaagaaatgtttactCCAAAGGCACTTTAAACCTTATAAAAATAGAAGGTGCGGGTCATTGCAATTGGGAACAGTAAAACTAGACGTACGGAAGAGCTACAGGCTTACTCCTGGGGTGGCTTGACATCTCACTGGCATACCAATTTAAGCACTTTCACTTGCTGGTCTTTATGCTTACCTACAATTACATCAGTTACTGGCTCACTTTGTGTAGAACTATTTGTACTTTATGATGTACACCTTAGCAGCTCCACTGATTCACTGAAGCTTTagcgttttgttttgttgccaCAGATGGttcaaacaaacaagtttCGAATGTATGACTATGGAAGTCCCTCCAAAAACATGGAGCATTATGGACAGGTAAATGTACATGTAGACCTCCAGTGCAGCCGACATCAAATTGTTCCCTCCTTCCAAATTATCCCAGCTTCTCTTCACCTCATCCAAATTTTTTTAGTTGGGTTTACTGAAGAAGGGtgtagcatttcattactGTCATTGCGGTGAGACAACTATGCCAACTAAACATTCATTTGTTTAGGTTCTTGCAAATCATCTCCGGCAATTCAACTCGAATATTTGGTACAGTAGCAACAGGATTGCTGCTTTTCCCTTTtgatttttgctttgactTCGTTTTTGAAGCAAATCTGGCCCAGCATCCAGAGCTTTCGTCTTCGTCAATTTGTCCCAGATTCGATTCCAGACCCAACGCCGCTTGTTTAGTGGCTTGAGATTATTGGTTCTTTGTTCCTACCCGAGAAGGCTTTTTTTTCCCGGACATTCGGTTTCTCCCTACATATCTCCAAGACtaaatagacctctttcattaTGATGATCAAATTTCATAATCTGTTGTTTCATTAAGCCCCAGTAGCCCCATTGCCATAGGCgtaattcaaaagaatatttcaacccAAGTGAGCCCAGTAGATCTAATTAACATAGATATAAGGGAATAACAAATGCGTCGCCATTTGTTAAAGCGATCTATGGTATCACCAAAgtgtaaagaagaaaaaaatgagggAAATTGACTTTTGTGGAAGTGTTATTGGAAGGCAATCATTACTATTTCGCTTTTACCAACGAAACCAATACAGATGCGTCTTTTCGCTGATTTGTCCTTTTTGCCTTTTAGTCCACCCCTCCCGCGTACAACGTGTCCGCCATGACAGTTCCAGTGGCGTTATACTGGGCTCAAAAGGATTGGCTAGCTGATCCTACTGACGTACGAGCTCTGCTACCACAATTGCCAAGCAAACTGTATGACAAGTACATCCCGAACTGGGATCATTTAGATTTCATTTGGGGTATGGACGCCGCAGTAGTTTATTATGATATCATTAAAAACATGAAGGGCTCTTGAAAACCAGCGAGCAGATTTAGAACTAATCGGGGATTGTTGCGGAAGGGTTGTCCAATGTACCAACATGGTGAGATTCCTTCCATATCGCCTGGGCGTGACAAATTTTCTCCCTCACGGTAAACGGAATCTGAAGTAGTCCTTAATGAAACTCTCAGGCCTCAAGAGAGAATTTGTGACGCCTATTTGAAGTAGTTTTGAATCTTATTATGCAGCTGTGTTGGACACATGGAGAGCATACAGGAGCAACTTCGTTCCCAAGGAGGAAACGTCCTTGGAACGAGGTTGCTGCGTACTGGAGTAACTTAATTTTACCATGGAACTTCTAATGATTCTGCTCCAAGCTTGCTGATATTTAATACATTTCAAGCATATTTAAAGGATTGACCAGCCAACTGATTCCATAATAGATTCAGTTTCTGATCGTGGGTTCCTGGTGAAATTTAGATAGTTCCCGGCATTCCTTGTTGAGGATGAAAGGACAGAATCGATCTCATTAATATATACACCATAAATCCCAGTGCGTTCATCGTGACTCTCATTTTGCTGATTAGGCCTGAGGGCCCATTTTGCAGGTTTAGCCAAACCAGTCGTTAAATATATTAGCAATGAGCACCATTTAGGCCTAACATCTCAGATAGATGGTCA contains:
- the LOC141893674 gene encoding gastric triacylglycerol lipase-like, with translation MPSNMLAACFLLSVLCYDFLKTDALASQLLLRGHPPFENLPEANMNVTQIIRYNGYPAEEYTVQTEDGYLLYIQRIPAGRKPIKQDSSSGPKPVVFLQHGLLCSSSNWVVNLPNQSFGFILADAGFDVWMGNMRGSTYGLRHMNLSVHSDQFWNFSWDEMARYDLPAMLKFVTRKTSQPSVYYVGHSQGTAIAFAEFSRNKVVAKMVKRFFALAPVVYLGHLVSPLRYLTDLLPVIEDFYAVFGIHDFLPSDFIIRLLAQYVCSEEDFELFCSDIVFVIAGFDKKQLNETRLPVYLSHTPAGTSVKNMAHFCQMVQTNKFRMYDYGSPSKNMEHYGQSTPPAYNVSAMTVPVALYWAQKDWLADPTDVRALLPQLPSKLYDKYIPNWDHLDFIWGMDAAVVYYDIIKNMKGS